From Candidatus Obscuribacterales bacterium:
AACCCGAACTGACGTTATGCCTAGATGATGGAAACCGCTGAGGTTGATCAGGGAACCACCGTCACCGGCATTCCTGGATACACGCTGGCATAAAGAGCTTCCACGTCCTCATTGTGCATCCGCAAGCAACCGTGGGAGACGGCTTCACCAATCAAGTCAGCTTCATTGGTGCCATGGAATCCAAAGGCATTTTTGTCTTCGCGCCAAAACTCGATCCAACGGGTGCCAATGGGGCTATCTGGGCCTGGATCAATCAACTCTCTGGTAACCGGATGCCGCCATGCAGGATTTTCCATCATGTGGGTCACGTAAAACTCACCAGCGGGCGTCTCCCAGCCATCTTTACCAATGGCCACCGGGTAGGTGGCTAGCACCTCATCCCCCATCTGCAAGCGCACCTGGCGATCGCTGAGGCTAACAACCAAAAACTTAGGAAGATGACGAGCCGCCATAGCAACCACCTCGTCTGACGGACTCACCTGGGCTGGAGCAGCGAGGGGAGGCTGCAGCATGGCGCGCCAAGCATCTTGACCGGCCTCAATCAGAGAAGGGGAGGAGGCGACCGTGGCGTCATCCGTCACAACCGGGCTAGATC
This genomic window contains:
- a CDS encoding L,D-transpeptidase family protein; amino-acid sequence: SSPVVTDDATVASSPSLIEAGQDAWRAMLQPPLAAPAQVSPSDEVVAMAARHLPKFLVVSLSDRQVRLQMGDEVLATYPVAIGKDGWETPAGEFYVTHMMENPAWRHPVTRELIDPGPDSPIGTRWIEFWREDKNAFGFHGTNEADLIGEAVSHGCLRMHNEDVEALYASVYPGMPVTVVP